A single genomic interval of Pseudodesulfovibrio sp. S3 harbors:
- a CDS encoding FUSC family protein — translation MSFIREHFINGHVRHGLKVGLASVLAYYLSGFVGLPYAYWAVITTVIVMQMHVADSINMCLYRFTGTAIGAVIGILLILIFPPTPGATMLGLFVGAGVCAYLTRYNERFRMAAITVAIVFLTSLDAENRIEFTLFRVVEIGVGVLCAFVVSVVVLPSRAGAVLRGKLRDQYEELATHYTILMDNFLKRQKKTDPDLFFDLAVEAQKNREMFHKVFVTESRFFRDDVRLLSLQVTVLQSVLERLQSMPILLNDVEGDGFDIIMAPELTRLAKATSEALRAIGQGVPHDTHELAAAVDVIENRFIELRSQGVTGRFSARRLFQVLSFINTSQHLGEYVLGVLNKPEMAQLK, via the coding sequence ATGTCTTTCATCAGGGAACATTTCATTAACGGGCACGTGCGGCACGGCCTTAAGGTCGGGCTGGCCAGTGTACTGGCGTATTATTTGTCCGGGTTTGTGGGGCTTCCCTACGCTTATTGGGCGGTCATCACCACCGTTATCGTCATGCAGATGCACGTGGCGGACTCAATCAATATGTGCCTGTATCGCTTTACCGGCACGGCCATTGGCGCGGTCATAGGCATACTGCTCATTCTGATCTTTCCGCCCACGCCCGGCGCCACCATGCTCGGCCTTTTTGTCGGAGCCGGAGTTTGCGCCTATCTGACACGCTACAATGAGCGATTCCGCATGGCGGCCATCACTGTGGCCATCGTGTTTCTGACCAGTCTGGACGCGGAGAATCGTATCGAGTTCACCCTGTTCAGGGTGGTGGAGATCGGTGTTGGCGTACTCTGCGCGTTCGTCGTCTCGGTTGTTGTCTTGCCGAGTCGCGCCGGGGCGGTTCTGCGCGGGAAGCTGAGGGATCAGTATGAGGAACTGGCCACTCACTATACCATACTCATGGACAACTTTCTCAAGCGGCAAAAAAAGACGGACCCGGACCTGTTTTTTGATCTGGCGGTAGAGGCCCAGAAGAATCGTGAGATGTTTCATAAGGTGTTTGTCACGGAAAGTCGTTTCTTCAGGGACGACGTGAGGTTGCTCTCCCTGCAGGTGACCGTGCTTCAGTCCGTGCTCGAGCGGCTTCAATCCATGCCCATCCTGTTGAACGACGTGGAGGGTGATGGGTTTGACATTATCATGGCCCCTGAGCTTACCAGATTGGCCAAGGCCACTTCCGAGGCCTTGCGGGCCATTGGTCAGGGTGTTCCGCACGACACCCACGAGCTGGCTGCGGCTGTGGACGTCATTGAAAACCGTTTCATCGAGCTGCGAAGCCAGGGGGTGACCGGACGTTTCTCTGCCCGCCGTCTTTTTCAGGTGCTCAGTTTTATCAACACCTCCCAACACCTTGGCGAATACGTTCTCGGCGTGCTCAACAAACCGGAGATGGCCCAATTGAAATAG